In a single window of the Terrirubrum flagellatum genome:
- a CDS encoding YcnI family protein gives MLRSLSWAGSLAALITAVGPLQAHVTLENKEAAAGASFRLVLRVPHGCAGAATTRIRVQIPKAFASAKPQPKPGWTYEVIAQKAVEHTGSAGHDHGSAPQEISWSGRLEDGAYDEFALWVSIAKNQAAGPVYVPIVQECDGATERWIEIPGQGARPGDLKSPAPSFKLLAPT, from the coding sequence ATGCTCCGTTCCCTGAGTTGGGCAGGTTCTCTTGCCGCGCTCATCACCGCTGTCGGCCCGCTCCAAGCCCATGTGACGCTCGAGAACAAGGAGGCTGCGGCCGGCGCTTCCTTCCGACTGGTGCTGCGCGTTCCGCATGGCTGCGCCGGAGCCGCCACAACGAGAATTCGCGTCCAGATCCCGAAGGCGTTCGCCTCCGCAAAGCCGCAGCCGAAGCCGGGCTGGACATACGAAGTTATCGCCCAAAAGGCTGTCGAACACACTGGCAGCGCCGGGCACGACCACGGTTCTGCGCCGCAGGAGATTTCCTGGTCTGGACGCCTTGAAGACGGAGCCTACGACGAGTTTGCGCTTTGGGTGTCCATCGCGAAAAATCAGGCGGCTGGCCCCGTCTATGTGCCGATCGTGCAGGAATGCGACGGCGCAACCGAACGCTGGATCGAGATTCCGGGACAGGGAGCAAGGCCGGGCGATCTCAAATCGCCGGCGCCGTCATTCAAGTTGCTCGCGCCTACGTGA
- a CDS encoding ABC transporter substrate-binding protein has translation MIDSRHALESVGASSTTRRSVLRGVAAAGLALPAAAVGASKIASAQSAVGSLTKIKFATNSVAPCLSPVYLAKEKGLYEKYGLDVELIDFGGPTENLLEALATGKADGGVGMALRWLKALEAGFDVKITSGSHGGCTRLVALEKTNVKSLADLKGKTIGITDLNSPGKHFFSILFHKEGIDPVREVEWRQYPIAALPIAAEKGEVHAVADGDPNAYLWLQKGGWTQIASNLDHGFEHRVCCIVGLRGSLIRNDPKIAGALTRAILEAHDWTVAKPRDSAESFSKFAPKGVTLQDIVGMLNGQTHNHRPVGADLKKELALYASELKSVQVFKQSTDSAQFAEKVYADVFAV, from the coding sequence ATGATTGATTCTCGACATGCATTGGAGAGCGTCGGCGCTTCTTCGACGACGCGTCGGTCGGTATTGCGTGGCGTTGCGGCGGCCGGTCTCGCGCTGCCCGCCGCCGCGGTCGGGGCAAGCAAGATCGCAAGCGCGCAGTCGGCCGTGGGCAGTCTGACCAAGATAAAATTCGCGACCAACTCTGTGGCGCCGTGCCTTTCCCCCGTTTATCTCGCGAAGGAGAAGGGCCTTTACGAGAAATATGGTTTGGATGTCGAACTGATCGATTTCGGCGGTCCGACCGAAAATCTGCTGGAAGCTCTGGCGACTGGCAAAGCCGATGGCGGCGTCGGCATGGCGTTGCGGTGGCTGAAGGCGCTCGAGGCGGGATTCGACGTGAAAATCACTTCGGGTTCGCATGGCGGATGCACGCGGCTCGTGGCGCTGGAGAAAACGAACGTAAAGTCGCTCGCCGACCTCAAGGGAAAGACCATCGGCATCACCGATCTCAACAGTCCGGGAAAGCACTTCTTCTCGATCCTGTTCCACAAGGAGGGCATCGATCCCGTCAGGGAGGTCGAATGGCGGCAATATCCCATTGCGGCATTGCCGATCGCAGCGGAGAAGGGCGAAGTTCACGCGGTCGCTGACGGCGATCCCAACGCCTATCTCTGGCTGCAGAAGGGCGGCTGGACGCAGATCGCGTCAAATCTCGATCATGGCTTCGAGCATCGCGTGTGCTGCATCGTCGGCCTGCGGGGCAGCCTGATCAGGAATGATCCGAAGATCGCAGGCGCGCTCACCCGGGCCATCCTGGAGGCACATGATTGGACAGTCGCCAAGCCGCGGGATTCGGCGGAGTCTTTCAGCAAATTCGCGCCCAAAGGCGTGACGTTGCAGGACATCGTGGGAATGCTGAACGGACAGACTCACAACCACCGTCCGGTTGGCGCCGACTTGAAGAAAGAGCTCGCGCTCTATGCGAGCGAGTTGAAGAGCGTTCAGGTGTTCAAACAATCGACTGACTCGGCGCAGTTCGCCGAGAAGGTCTACGCCGACGTCTTCGCGGTCTGA
- a CDS encoding ABC transporter ATP-binding protein gives MQGSSASGYRVEIRDVSHRFELEGKPLPVLDQVDFTVEPGSFTALIGPSGCGKSTLLRLLAGLDVPTEGRTLADGEPIGKPDPSRILVFQDPTLFPWRTVRANVALGPEARGAAKEQRQRIDDILKVVGLDGFSSAFPHQLSGGMAQRVSLARALVNDPRLLLLDEPLGKLDSLTRLAMQEELVSLWRRAGLTAILVTHDVEEALFLSERVLVFGPRPARIVADIAVDLPYPRHRGDPRLAGLRREALAHLGLATSW, from the coding sequence ATGCAGGGGTCGTCAGCGTCGGGTTATCGCGTCGAAATTCGTGACGTCTCCCACCGCTTCGAGCTCGAAGGCAAACCACTTCCAGTGCTCGACCAGGTCGATTTCACCGTTGAACCGGGATCTTTCACCGCCCTGATCGGGCCGTCCGGTTGCGGCAAGTCGACGCTGCTGCGTTTGCTTGCCGGGCTCGATGTTCCGACAGAGGGACGGACGCTCGCCGATGGCGAACCCATTGGGAAGCCTGACCCGTCACGAATTCTTGTGTTCCAGGATCCGACGCTTTTCCCTTGGCGAACCGTGCGCGCGAACGTCGCTCTGGGGCCGGAAGCTCGTGGAGCGGCAAAGGAGCAGCGCCAACGGATAGACGACATTCTGAAGGTCGTTGGGCTCGACGGATTCAGCTCCGCCTTTCCGCATCAGCTCTCAGGCGGCATGGCGCAACGGGTGTCGCTTGCCCGCGCGCTGGTCAATGATCCCCGGTTGCTGCTGCTGGACGAACCGCTCGGCAAGCTCGACTCGCTGACGCGTCTCGCAATGCAGGAAGAACTCGTCAGTCTCTGGCGTCGCGCCGGACTGACGGCCATCCTGGTGACGCACGATGTCGAGGAAGCGCTTTTCCTTAGCGAGCGCGTGCTCGTCTTTGGGCCGCGGCCCGCACGCATCGTCGCCGATATCGCTGTTGATCTCCCTTATCCGCGCCACCGCGGCGACCCGCGCCTTGCCGGGCTGCGTCGCGAGGCGCTGGCCCATCTTGGCCTGGCGACCAGCTGGTGA
- a CDS encoding copper resistance D family protein — MTVGAAFGVGGVAFALLIAKADPLPRASERLIRGAFICGGLGAIASIGLQGLDLHGAPLEQITNAGTWRSGLFATGFGFMAVTALLSFALAAIARRASREAVARSLAICALALVGVAFASTGHAATASPQLLTRPTVFLHAVAVVFWIGSLPPLAMLARTRGSALARPLQRFSDAIPFALVAVFASGLALAIVQLGSVEALWRTEYGLVLGVKLGLLLAILCLALANRVVFAPHVQADIDHTRRLARSIMAETVLALGVLGVVGLWRFTPPPRSASGSERTLEAASVWISEGDFSGRLTARPPKAGMVSVTIDQLQWRNSKFQPLALSFTLEKPSFGLGPFTKDATRAMNGEFSPAPFYLPMDGFWIVRVDVLVSDFQKVSATEIISLRP, encoded by the coding sequence ATGACCGTTGGAGCAGCTTTCGGCGTCGGCGGCGTCGCATTTGCGTTGCTGATCGCGAAAGCGGATCCGCTACCGCGCGCGTCCGAGCGCCTCATCCGGGGCGCGTTCATTTGTGGCGGGTTGGGCGCGATTGCATCGATCGGGCTACAAGGCCTGGATCTGCACGGAGCGCCGCTGGAGCAAATCACCAATGCCGGGACGTGGCGCTCGGGCTTGTTCGCGACCGGGTTCGGTTTCATGGCGGTGACGGCGCTCCTGTCGTTTGCGCTCGCCGCCATCGCGCGTCGCGCCAGTCGAGAAGCGGTTGCGCGATCGTTGGCAATCTGCGCGCTAGCGCTTGTCGGGGTCGCTTTCGCCTCGACCGGGCATGCGGCTACGGCGTCGCCTCAGTTGCTGACTCGCCCTACCGTCTTCCTGCATGCGGTCGCGGTCGTGTTCTGGATCGGTTCGCTGCCGCCGCTTGCGATGCTCGCGCGCACGCGCGGTTCGGCGCTCGCAAGACCACTGCAGCGATTTTCTGATGCGATCCCGTTTGCGCTGGTTGCAGTGTTCGCGTCCGGGCTGGCGCTTGCGATTGTTCAGCTTGGCTCTGTCGAAGCTCTCTGGCGCACGGAATATGGCCTGGTGCTAGGCGTGAAGCTTGGGCTGCTTCTGGCGATCCTCTGTCTTGCGCTGGCGAACAGAGTGGTATTCGCGCCGCATGTCCAGGCGGATATCGACCATACGCGGCGGCTTGCGCGAAGCATCATGGCGGAAACCGTGCTCGCGCTTGGCGTGCTCGGAGTCGTCGGCTTGTGGCGTTTCACGCCGCCGCCGCGGTCAGCGTCAGGCAGTGAACGGACGCTGGAGGCTGCCTCAGTTTGGATCAGTGAAGGCGATTTCTCGGGACGATTAACCGCCAGGCCGCCGAAAGCTGGCATGGTGTCAGTGACGATTGATCAGCTGCAATGGCGGAACTCGAAATTTCAGCCGCTGGCTCTCTCGTTCACCTTGGAAAAGCCGTCATTCGGGTTGGGTCCCTTCACCAAAGATGCAACACGGGCGATGAATGGAGAATTCTCGCCCGCACCTTTTTACCTGCCCATGGACGGCTTCTGGATCGTCCGCGTCGACGTTCTCGTGTCCGACTTTCAGAAAGTGTCAGCGACGGAAATCATCTCGCTGAGACCATGA
- the msuE gene encoding FMN reductase encodes MANGRVIGFSGGVSRPSKTRLLVETAVNEVSARLDIGSSIYEIEDFGASLGLARRAEDLEPRGRAVLREILDADVLVVGTPTYKGSYSGLFKHVFDLIDPLALTGKPVILTATGGSERHALIVEHQLRPLFGFFAAHSAPTGIFAVDRDFDGGRLISEQALTRIRQSVSEIEHLASKPSVRLLAAE; translated from the coding sequence ATGGCGAATGGACGAGTTATCGGCTTTTCGGGAGGCGTTTCTCGTCCCTCAAAAACGCGGCTTCTGGTCGAGACGGCTGTCAACGAAGTCTCGGCGCGGCTCGATATTGGGTCGTCGATCTATGAGATCGAGGATTTTGGCGCGTCGCTCGGATTGGCGCGGCGCGCAGAGGATCTCGAGCCGCGCGGGCGCGCGGTGTTGCGCGAGATATTGGATGCGGATGTTCTGGTTGTCGGCACGCCGACTTACAAGGGCAGCTATAGCGGCCTCTTCAAGCATGTTTTCGATCTCATTGATCCCTTGGCGTTGACGGGAAAGCCTGTGATCCTGACCGCCACCGGCGGAAGCGAGCGCCACGCGCTCATCGTCGAGCATCAACTACGCCCGCTATTCGGGTTCTTCGCGGCCCATAGCGCGCCGACGGGAATATTCGCCGTCGATCGGGATTTTGATGGCGGCCGACTCATCTCAGAGCAAGCGCTGACGCGAATTCGGCAAAGCGTTAGCGAGATTGAACATCTGGCGTCGAAGCCGAGCGTCCGACTCCTCGCGGCGGAGTGA
- a CDS encoding ABC transporter permease: protein MTAISTLDGRAIDDDRAGFSRARWAAAKPRMWGVGLAAAAAWIIVGTIALFWRETIPLPYGEALATLCGLIALLLIATTFFGDGFGAFGRKARDAGPWALALALFVAAWEIVTAKTGYLPLPFFPSPQALLEVYAEDWPRLLDSVRASGWLLVRGFAFGATAGFAIGLAMGWWKRAGYWIHPALRLIGPVPATAWLPIIFFVFPSSASASVFVIALASSFPIAVLTWSGIAGVNRDYYDIARTLGATERFLIFKVAIPAALPHVFVGLFMGLGSSFAVLVVAEMLGVKSGLGWYLSWAQGWGAYGNLYAALLVMALACSTLITILFRLRDRLLSWQKGMVRW, encoded by the coding sequence GTGACCGCGATCAGCACACTGGACGGCCGCGCGATCGATGACGATCGCGCGGGATTTTCTCGCGCGAGATGGGCGGCCGCGAAGCCGCGCATGTGGGGCGTCGGTTTGGCGGCCGCCGCTGCCTGGATCATCGTGGGAACGATCGCTCTTTTCTGGCGAGAGACGATTCCACTCCCTTACGGTGAAGCATTGGCGACTCTATGTGGATTGATCGCTCTGCTGCTGATTGCGACGACATTTTTCGGGGACGGCTTCGGCGCGTTCGGCCGCAAGGCGCGAGACGCCGGTCCCTGGGCGCTGGCCCTGGCGCTGTTCGTTGCAGCATGGGAGATCGTCACCGCGAAGACAGGCTATCTGCCGCTGCCTTTCTTTCCTTCACCGCAAGCGCTTCTTGAAGTCTATGCGGAAGACTGGCCGCGCCTTCTCGACAGCGTCAGGGCGTCCGGCTGGCTTTTGGTTCGCGGCTTCGCGTTCGGCGCGACAGCGGGCTTTGCAATTGGCCTCGCGATGGGATGGTGGAAGCGCGCGGGATACTGGATTCATCCGGCGCTGCGGCTGATAGGACCTGTACCCGCAACCGCGTGGCTGCCGATCATTTTCTTTGTCTTCCCATCGAGCGCGAGCGCCAGCGTCTTCGTGATCGCGCTTGCAAGCTCGTTTCCCATCGCCGTGCTCACCTGGTCCGGAATCGCGGGCGTCAATCGGGATTATTACGACATCGCGCGCACGCTCGGCGCCACCGAGCGCTTCCTGATTTTCAAGGTCGCGATTCCAGCGGCTTTGCCGCATGTTTTCGTCGGCCTCTTTATGGGACTCGGATCGTCCTTCGCCGTTCTCGTCGTCGCCGAAATGCTGGGCGTGAAGTCAGGACTTGGTTGGTATCTGAGTTGGGCGCAAGGGTGGGGCGCCTACGGCAATCTCTATGCCGCCCTGCTCGTGATGGCTCTCGCCTGCTCGACGCTTATCACCATTCTTTTCCGCCTGCGCGACCGCTTGCTGTCGTGGCAGAAAGGCATGGTGCGGTGGTGA
- a CDS encoding acyl-CoA dehydrogenase family protein, translating into MNRPLDLLETAELVAAEFAVEAVALDRAGVFPSANFRRLHEAGLLVITAPRALGGREASIAEAGAVIGAIAKAEPSTALILAMQYIQLATLPKGRAPLQLVQKIVGSAVREGALINAFRVEPDLGTPLRGGLPATVAEKTSNGWRVSGRKIYSTGAAGVTWAVVWARTNEIAPRVGGFVVPMDSPGVTIERTWDQLGMRATASDDVIFDRVEIPENHELDVRQPGDWGSPDERQASLHAVFIPSLYDGVARAARDWLIGFLKARRPSNLGDALASVPRIQQAVGEIEELLAVNRRLLRSAAEDADAGRHLSASEGGLLKLTVTENAITVVEKALKLTGNHGISRANPLERHYRDVLCARIHSPQEDSVRSLAGRIALGI; encoded by the coding sequence GTGAACCGCCCACTCGATCTTCTCGAGACAGCCGAGCTCGTCGCGGCCGAATTCGCGGTGGAAGCCGTTGCACTCGATCGCGCCGGCGTGTTTCCATCGGCGAATTTCCGGCGTCTGCACGAGGCGGGACTTCTTGTGATCACCGCGCCACGCGCGCTTGGCGGGCGCGAGGCTTCGATCGCCGAGGCGGGCGCGGTGATCGGCGCTATCGCGAAGGCGGAGCCGTCGACCGCTCTCATCCTTGCAATGCAATATATCCAGTTGGCGACGCTGCCGAAGGGACGGGCGCCGCTTCAGCTCGTGCAGAAGATCGTGGGATCGGCAGTGCGGGAAGGCGCATTGATTAATGCGTTCCGTGTCGAACCTGATCTTGGAACGCCACTGCGCGGAGGCCTGCCGGCCACTGTCGCCGAGAAAACCAGTAATGGCTGGCGAGTGTCGGGGCGCAAAATCTACTCAACCGGAGCTGCGGGCGTCACATGGGCCGTGGTGTGGGCGCGAACCAACGAGATTGCGCCGCGCGTCGGCGGCTTTGTCGTGCCGATGGATTCGCCCGGCGTCACGATCGAGCGAACATGGGATCAGCTCGGCATGCGCGCGACGGCGAGCGACGATGTGATCTTCGATCGTGTCGAGATTCCGGAAAATCATGAACTTGATGTCCGGCAACCTGGAGACTGGGGCTCGCCGGATGAGCGTCAGGCCTCACTGCACGCGGTCTTTATTCCCTCGCTCTATGACGGCGTGGCGCGGGCGGCGCGCGACTGGCTCATCGGTTTCCTCAAAGCCAGGCGGCCGAGCAATCTCGGCGATGCGCTCGCGAGCGTGCCGAGAATCCAGCAGGCTGTCGGCGAGATCGAGGAACTTCTTGCGGTGAATCGCCGCTTGCTGCGTTCGGCCGCCGAAGATGCGGACGCCGGACGTCATCTGTCGGCGTCGGAGGGCGGTCTGCTGAAGCTGACGGTCACGGAAAACGCGATCACGGTGGTCGAAAAGGCGCTGAAGCTTACCGGCAATCACGGGATCAGCCGCGCCAACCCGCTGGAGCGGCACTACCGCGACGTTCTGTGCGCGCGCATTCACTCGCCGCAGGAAGACTCGGTCCGGTCCTTGGCTGGACGCATCGCGCTCGGAATCTAG
- a CDS encoding cupin domain-containing protein — protein MSHDHEHTAPRWKHDGVRVIKGDQLDPNTAQTPGMFRQAAINHARVGAQKIWAGTVAIEPDAKTGVHHHGALESVIYVVRGRARLRWGDRLEYVAEADPGDFIYVPPYVPHQEINAKPDEILECVLVRSDNEAVVVNITDVDPVEKPEAVYWIDPIHKRSEQPD, from the coding sequence ATGTCTCACGATCACGAACACACGGCGCCTCGCTGGAAACATGACGGCGTGCGAGTCATCAAAGGGGATCAGCTCGATCCCAATACGGCTCAGACGCCAGGGATGTTCCGGCAGGCCGCCATCAATCACGCGCGAGTCGGCGCGCAGAAAATCTGGGCTGGAACGGTGGCGATCGAGCCCGACGCCAAGACCGGCGTCCACCATCACGGCGCCCTGGAAAGCGTCATCTATGTCGTGCGCGGGCGCGCCCGTCTGCGCTGGGGAGATCGCCTCGAATATGTCGCCGAGGCGGACCCCGGCGACTTCATCTATGTTCCGCCTTACGTCCCCCACCAGGAGATCAACGCCAAGCCTGACGAGATCCTTGAATGCGTTCTCGTTCGTTCCGACAATGAGGCGGTCGTCGTCAACATCACGGATGTCGACCCCGTGGAAAAGCCGGAGGCTGTCTACTGGATCGATCCC
- a CDS encoding LLM class flavin-dependent oxidoreductase, with the protein MAIEFIGFVGNFKASETVARSGPVIDRTYIETLAKVQEYGGFDRVLLAFHSSSPESILVAQHVASITQRLKLMIAHRPGFTAPTVAARQFATLDHLSGGRVGVHIITGGDDNELAQDGDHLTKDERYARTSEYLDIVRREWSSAEPFDYDGAYYKVRRAFSEVKPVGEGGIPIYFGGASDAAIAVAGKHADIYALWGETYAQVRELTARVTAAAAPHGRSPRFSVSLRPILADTEEAAWAKADRILAQAKARIESSGFARRDQGPPNEGSRRLLAAAAQGARLDKRLWTGLAALTGAKGNSTSLVGTPDQVADAILDYYDLGVSTILIRGFDPAPDALQYGQELIPRVRALVAEGDNRRAAA; encoded by the coding sequence ATGGCGATCGAATTCATCGGCTTCGTTGGTAATTTCAAAGCTTCGGAGACTGTCGCGCGGTCGGGCCCCGTCATCGACAGGACCTATATCGAGACGCTTGCGAAGGTGCAGGAATATGGCGGTTTCGACCGCGTGTTGCTCGCATTCCATTCGAGTTCGCCGGAGAGCATTCTGGTGGCCCAGCATGTGGCCTCGATTACTCAGCGGCTGAAGCTGATGATCGCGCATCGCCCCGGCTTCACCGCGCCAACCGTCGCCGCGCGACAATTCGCGACGCTTGACCATCTCTCCGGCGGCAGGGTGGGCGTCCATATTATCACGGGCGGCGATGACAATGAGCTTGCGCAGGATGGCGATCATCTGACAAAGGATGAGCGCTACGCCCGCACCAGCGAATATCTCGATATTGTTCGTCGCGAATGGAGCAGCGCCGAGCCGTTCGATTATGACGGCGCCTATTATAAAGTCCGCCGCGCCTTCTCGGAGGTGAAGCCGGTCGGCGAGGGCGGCATTCCCATCTATTTTGGCGGAGCATCTGACGCCGCGATCGCGGTCGCCGGCAAGCATGCGGACATTTATGCGTTGTGGGGCGAGACCTACGCGCAGGTGCGTGAACTGACCGCGCGCGTGACGGCGGCTGCGGCTCCTCACGGACGTTCGCCACGTTTCAGCGTGTCGCTGAGGCCGATTCTCGCGGACACCGAAGAAGCGGCCTGGGCGAAAGCGGATCGCATTCTCGCGCAGGCGAAGGCCCGGATCGAGTCATCCGGTTTCGCGCGTCGCGATCAGGGCCCTCCGAACGAGGGGTCGCGGCGGCTCCTCGCTGCGGCGGCGCAGGGAGCGCGCCTCGACAAACGACTCTGGACCGGACTGGCCGCGCTTACGGGAGCGAAAGGCAACTCGACATCTCTCGTCGGAACTCCGGACCAGGTCGCGGATGCGATCCTCGATTACTACGACCTTGGCGTTTCAACGATCCTGATCCGCGGCTTCGATCCCGCGCCGGATGCGCTTCAATATGGGCAGGAGCTCATTCCGCGCGTGCGCGCGCTGGTTGCCGAGGGTGACAACCGCCGCGCGGCGGCGTGA